In one Mustela lutreola isolate mMusLut2 chromosome 8, mMusLut2.pri, whole genome shotgun sequence genomic region, the following are encoded:
- the ZNF641 gene encoding zinc finger protein 641, with amino-acid sequence MLSEQTAVLGTGWESMNVQLDGAEPQVERGSQEEGPWRIAPGPLEHLCCDLEEEPQSLQEKAQSAPWVPAIPQEGSTGDWEMAAALLAAGSQGLVTIKDVSLCFSQEEWRSLDPSQTDFYGEYVMQENCGIVVSLRFPIPKLDMLSQLEGGEEQWVPDPQDLEERDILRVTYTGDGSEHEGDTPELEAEPPRMLSSVSEDTVLWNPEQDESWDSMPRSSRGMLLGPPFLQEDSFSNLLCSTEMDSLLRPHTCPQCGKQFVWGSHLARHQQTHTGERPYSCLKCEKSFGRRHHLIRHQKTHLHDKPSRCSECGKNFRCNSHLASHQRVHMEGKSCKGQEVGESPGARKRQRAPPVPKCHVCTECGKSFGRRHHLVRHWLTHTGEKPFQCPRCEKSFGRKHHLDRHLLTHQGQSPRSSWDRGTSVF; translated from the exons ATGCTCTCAGAACAGACAGCAGTCCTGGGGACAGGATGGGAGTCAATGAATGTCCAGCTGGATGGAGCAGAGCCTCAGGTGGAAAGGGGAAGCCAAGAAGAGGGGCCATGGAGAATAGCACCAGGCCCACTGGAACACCTGTGCTGTGACCTTGAAGAGGAACCACAGTCCCTTCAGGAGAAGG ctcAGTCAGCTCCCTGGGTTCCTGCCATTCCCCAGGAGGGGAGCACCGGAGATTGGGAGATGGCAGCTGCACTTCTTGCGGCAGGATCACAG GGCCTGGTGACCATCAAGGATGTGTCATTGTGCTTCTCTCAGGAGGAGTGGCGGAGCCTGGACCCTTCTCAGACAGACTTTTATGGAGAATATGTCATGCAAGAAAACTGTGGCATAGTGGTCTCTCTAA GATTTCCAATTCCCAAACTGGACATGCTTTCTCAGCTAGAAGGAGGGGAAGAACAATGGGTCCCTGACCCCCAGGACTTGGAGGAGAGGGACATCCTGAGGGTCACATACACAG gagaTGGAAGTGAGCACGAGGGCGATACCCCTGAACTAGAAGCAGAACCTCCCCGAATGTTATCTAGTGTGTCTGAAGATACTGTTCTATGGAACCCAGAACAGGATGAGAGCTGGGATTCCATGCCCAGGAGCTCCAGAGGAATGCTCCTGGGCCCACCTTTTCTTCAGGAAGATAGCTTCTCAAACCTTCTATGTAGCACAGAGATGGATTCCCTTTTAAGACCGCACACATGCCCCCAGTGTGGGAAACAGTTTGTGTGGGGCTCCCACCTTGCCAGGCACCAGCAAACACACACTGGGGAGCGGCCCTACAGCTGCCTCAAGTGTGAAAAGAGCTTCGGGCGAAGACACCACCTGATCCGGCACCAGAAAACCCACCTACATGACAAGCCCAGCAGGTGCTCAGAGTGTGGCAAGAATTTCCGATGCAACTCCCATCTGGCCAGCCACCAGAGAGTGCATATGGAAGGCAAATCCTGCAAGGGTCAAGAGGTTGGAGAGAGCCCAGGGGCCAGGAAACGGCAGCGTGCCCCACCAGTGCCAAAGTGCCATGTGTGCACTGAGTGTGGGAAGAGCTTTGGCCGACGGCACCATCTGGTAAGACACTGGCTGACCCATACTGGGGAGAAGCCCTTCCAGTGCCCTCGCTGTGAAAAGAGCTTTGGCCGTAAACATCACCTGGACAGGCACCTGCTGACCCACCAGGGACAGAGTCCCCGGAGCAGCTGGGACAGAGGGACATCTGTCTTTTGA